The Chryseobacterium aureum genome contains a region encoding:
- a CDS encoding AraC family transcriptional regulator, with protein MKVTFERVIPNEKSSFRTIHNNSPISEFKWEYHYHPEIELVCVVSGNGTRHVGYHKSNYTNGDLVLIGSNIPHSGFGLNSIDPHEEIVLQFKEEILQFPQQEVEARSIKNLLELSKYGIHFHHKVKKVMLPKLRLMLESEGYKRYLLLLEILFELSKCEDYEILNKEIMPYTIISKNKTRLENIFTYVEHQYDKEIDIEEVAKLANLTLPAFCNFFKKATQITFTEFVNRYRINKACLLMAQDRSISECSYQCGFNNVTYFNRMFKKYTGKTPSEFIRNYSHNKVNVDIKVEKEVKAKASF; from the coding sequence ATGAAAGTTACTTTTGAAAGGGTAATCCCTAATGAAAAGAGTTCATTCCGTACGATTCATAATAATTCTCCCATTTCAGAATTTAAGTGGGAATACCATTATCATCCCGAAATTGAGCTGGTATGTGTTGTTTCGGGGAACGGGACACGCCATGTGGGCTATCATAAAAGTAACTACACAAATGGAGATCTTGTGCTGATCGGATCCAATATTCCTCACTCAGGATTTGGGTTGAATTCTATTGATCCGCATGAAGAAATTGTGCTTCAGTTCAAGGAAGAAATCCTTCAGTTTCCCCAGCAGGAAGTGGAAGCACGATCTATTAAAAATCTGTTGGAACTTTCAAAATATGGGATTCATTTTCATCATAAAGTAAAAAAAGTAATGCTTCCCAAGCTGAGACTGATGCTGGAATCTGAAGGTTATAAAAGATACCTGCTATTGCTTGAAATTCTTTTTGAACTCTCAAAGTGCGAGGATTATGAGATCTTAAACAAGGAAATCATGCCTTATACCATTATTTCGAAAAATAAAACGCGCCTTGAGAATATCTTTACGTATGTAGAGCATCAGTATGACAAGGAAATTGACATTGAAGAGGTGGCAAAACTGGCCAATCTCACCCTTCCGGCTTTTTGTAATTTCTTTAAAAAAGCAACCCAGATTACCTTCACAGAATTTGTGAACCGCTACAGAATTAATAAAGCATGTCTGCTGATGGCGCAGGACAGATCTATTTCAGAATGCAGTTACCAATGCGGATTTAATAATGTAACCTACTTTAACAGGATGTTCAAAAAATATACAGGGAAAACGCCTTCAGAGTTTATCCGAAATTATTCTCATAACAAAGTCAATGTGGATATAAAGGTTGAAAAGGAGGTTAAAGCCAAAGCAAGCTTTTAA
- a CDS encoding MFS transporter yields MKNLNIKAVLFLNYFVFAILLNSVGTVILQVQQNFGISKSSASVLEGFKDLPIAICSFILASFLPKIGIKRSMLTALLLVSGMCFVMPFTNDFWVFKLLFAIVGVSFALIKISVFTSIGLVTETDKEHSSFMGFLEGFFMIGVLAGNVLFSLYIDDHNPKSTEWLNVYWVLGGLSSVSFLFLFFSKLNEQEAKSEKTDLWGDIKNSVSLFSYKKVLCFLLCAFLFVLVEQSFQTWTPTFYKEILKVPTSMSIQAGAVLAGAFALGRFLSGFFSKKFSWIYVVSFCVVGFAISLLLVLPLTHNIHIDTNTNWMNAPLVVYLFPLMGGLLAPIYPSINSVILASIPKYLHSAMSGLIVVFSAIGGTIGSVITGFVFQEFSGQQAFYLSLIPLSLLITSAVFMNKLKINPKK; encoded by the coding sequence ATGAAAAATCTTAACATCAAGGCCGTTTTATTTTTAAACTATTTTGTCTTCGCAATTCTTCTGAATTCTGTAGGAACAGTCATTCTGCAGGTACAGCAGAATTTTGGGATTTCAAAATCTTCGGCCAGTGTTTTGGAAGGCTTCAAAGATCTTCCTATTGCCATATGTTCTTTCATTCTGGCTTCATTTCTTCCGAAGATAGGAATCAAGAGATCCATGCTGACTGCTTTATTGCTGGTGAGCGGTATGTGTTTTGTAATGCCGTTTACCAATGACTTCTGGGTATTCAAATTATTATTTGCCATCGTAGGAGTTTCCTTCGCACTGATTAAGATATCGGTTTTTACCTCTATCGGGCTGGTGACGGAAACAGATAAGGAGCATTCAAGTTTTATGGGATTTCTGGAAGGATTTTTCATGATCGGGGTGCTGGCCGGAAATGTTTTATTCAGCTTATATATAGATGATCATAATCCGAAATCTACAGAATGGCTGAATGTGTATTGGGTACTGGGAGGACTTTCGAGTGTGTCTTTTTTATTCTTATTCTTTTCAAAACTGAATGAACAGGAAGCAAAAAGTGAGAAAACAGATTTATGGGGAGATATAAAAAACAGTGTAAGCCTGTTCAGCTATAAAAAAGTATTGTGCTTTTTATTATGTGCGTTCCTTTTTGTGTTGGTGGAACAAAGCTTTCAGACATGGACGCCTACTTTTTATAAAGAAATTTTAAAAGTGCCTACATCCATGAGTATCCAGGCGGGAGCCGTTTTGGCAGGAGCTTTTGCTTTGGGAAGATTTTTGTCGGGATTTTTCTCTAAAAAATTCAGCTGGATTTATGTAGTTTCTTTTTGTGTGGTAGGTTTTGCCATCAGTTTACTGCTGGTTTTACCGTTAACCCATAATATTCATATTGATACGAATACAAACTGGATGAATGCTCCTTTGGTGGTCTATTTATTTCCTTTGATGGGAGGGTTGCTGGCACCCATTTATCCGAGTATTAATTCTGTAATTCTGGCCTCTATCCCGAAATATCTGCACAGTGCGATGTCAGGATTGATTGTGGTTTTCTCAGCGATCGGAGGAACTATAGGTTCTGTCATTACCGGGTTTGTATTTCAGGAATTCAGCGGGCAGCAGGCTTTTTACCTTTCCCTGATTCCGCTTTCATTACTGATCACCTCCGCAGTTTTCATGAATAAATTAAAAATTAATCCTAAAAAATAA
- a CDS encoding trehalase family glycosidase, whose translation MSNQLYIHEIQSLFDEVQRSEIFEDQKMMTDAVPLFPIAKINEDYEKSKDTEGFDLKDFVMAHFDFLGARVSVHREQQLPIGEHIEKLWDELTRTAYEEKGTLLKLPKPYIVPGGRFNEFFYWDSYFIMLGLQVSGRIEMMENIIENCSYLIQNVGFVPNASRTHFLSRSQPPYFSLMLDLLFETTQDEKIYTQYHDTLEKEYAFWMNGHEELQNGSGVKRVVKTTDGDILNRYYDSENAPRPESYLIDIEDHKTASGDEFYRNIRSACESGWDFSSRWFADGENIQTIETLNLAQVDLNCLLWHLEKTLAKSSALQNLSEKNNYFSERAASRRQMINKYFWDGNTNNYKDYHTKKNTNTPSEHIAALYPLFLKIADQKQAEAVAKVIAEKFLYQGGLVTTTKNSGQQWDLPNAWAPYQWLGFKAMKNYGFDELAEKIKNNWCSNVERVYRNTGKLMEKYNALDTETIAGGGEYPNQDGFGWTNGVYLQLQQN comes from the coding sequence ATGAGTAATCAGCTTTACATACACGAAATTCAAAGTCTGTTTGATGAGGTACAGCGATCTGAAATTTTTGAAGATCAGAAAATGATGACGGATGCAGTTCCCCTGTTTCCAATTGCAAAGATTAACGAAGATTATGAAAAATCAAAAGATACCGAAGGTTTTGACCTTAAGGATTTTGTGATGGCACATTTTGATTTTTTAGGGGCAAGAGTTTCTGTACACAGAGAACAGCAGCTTCCGATTGGGGAGCATATCGAAAAGCTATGGGACGAACTGACCCGTACAGCGTATGAAGAAAAAGGTACCCTTTTAAAATTGCCGAAACCCTATATCGTTCCGGGAGGCCGTTTTAATGAGTTTTTCTACTGGGACAGCTATTTTATTATGCTTGGACTACAAGTTTCCGGAAGAATAGAAATGATGGAAAACATTATTGAAAACTGTTCTTATCTGATTCAAAATGTAGGGTTTGTCCCGAATGCAAGCAGAACCCATTTCTTAAGCAGATCGCAGCCTCCTTATTTTTCATTAATGCTGGATCTTCTTTTTGAAACAACGCAGGATGAAAAAATTTATACGCAATACCACGATACCCTGGAAAAAGAATATGCCTTCTGGATGAACGGCCACGAGGAGCTCCAAAATGGTTCCGGTGTAAAAAGAGTGGTCAAAACAACAGATGGTGATATTCTGAACCGATATTATGATTCAGAAAACGCACCACGGCCTGAAAGCTATCTGATCGACATTGAAGATCATAAGACCGCTTCAGGAGACGAATTTTACAGAAATATAAGAAGCGCCTGTGAATCCGGCTGGGATTTTTCCAGCAGATGGTTTGCAGACGGAGAGAATATACAGACGATAGAAACGCTGAATCTGGCGCAGGTTGATCTCAACTGTCTTTTATGGCATTTGGAAAAGACTTTGGCAAAATCTTCAGCACTTCAGAATCTGAGTGAAAAAAACAATTATTTTTCAGAAAGAGCAGCAAGCCGAAGACAGATGATCAATAAATATTTCTGGGATGGAAATACTAACAATTATAAAGATTATCACACTAAAAAAAACACAAACACACCGTCTGAACATATTGCTGCTCTTTATCCTTTATTCCTGAAAATTGCAGATCAGAAACAGGCTGAGGCAGTTGCCAAAGTCATTGCTGAAAAGTTCCTTTACCAGGGAGGGCTTGTTACGACAACCAAAAACTCAGGGCAGCAGTGGGACCTTCCCAATGCCTGGGCTCCTTATCAGTGGTTAGGTTTTAAAGCAATGAAAAACTACGGCTTTGATGAACTGGCAGAGAAAATTAAAAACAACTGGTGTTCCAATGTAGAAAGAGTCTACAGAAACACCGGGAAGCTGATGGAAAAATACAATGCATTAGACACAGAAACAATAGCAGGCGGCGGGGAATACCCCAATCAGGACGGATTCGGTTGGACCAATGGAGTGTATTTACAATTACAACAAAACTGA
- a CDS encoding thioredoxin family protein, with protein sequence MNTPSNMLALGTKAPFFELPNPSKTNELQSLDELKGEKGTLVIFMCNHCPFVLHVIDKINELYEDYNERGIEFIAINANDIEKYPADSPEKMIEFQIERRFDFPYLFDESQAVAKAYDAACTPDFYFFDDKLDLVYRGQMDDSRPGNNKDVTGEDLIIAFENLLAGEAQEEIQRPSMGCNIKWK encoded by the coding sequence ATGAATACTCCCTCAAATATGTTGGCATTAGGAACAAAAGCTCCGTTTTTTGAACTTCCTAACCCGTCAAAAACGAATGAACTTCAGTCTCTGGATGAACTGAAAGGAGAAAAAGGTACTTTGGTCATTTTTATGTGTAACCACTGTCCGTTTGTTCTTCATGTAATCGACAAGATCAATGAATTATATGAAGATTATAACGAGCGTGGAATTGAATTCATTGCTATCAATGCGAATGATATTGAAAAATATCCGGCAGATTCTCCGGAAAAAATGATCGAATTCCAGATTGAAAGAAGATTTGATTTTCCTTATCTGTTTGATGAAAGCCAGGCTGTAGCCAAAGCCTATGATGCTGCCTGTACACCGGATTTCTACTTCTTTGACGATAAACTGGATCTTGTGTACAGAGGCCAAATGGATGATTCAAGACCGGGAAATAATAAAGATGTTACAGGGGAAGACCTGATTATTGCTTTCGAAAATCTTTTGGCTGGAGAAGCTCAGGAAGAAATTCAAAGACCTAGCATGGGATGCAATATTAAATGGAAATAA
- a CDS encoding TetR/AcrR family transcriptional regulator has protein sequence MGLHERRQREKESIRANILQAAFTLAKTEGWGSLSMRKIADAIEYSAPVVYDYFENKEAILFEISLDGFHKLHIELLKAQQKHSTPEEQLVAIVDAYWNFAFKNKEYYQLMFGLGMQCCGKGQMKKEFSSFQELIYECTYEIIKKNGSNPDNACHMSHALFSAVHGMISIMMMRTADIPSTMNKTTLDETVSAFIKSL, from the coding sequence ATGGGTCTACACGAACGCCGACAACGAGAAAAAGAATCCATCCGTGCAAATATTTTGCAGGCTGCTTTTACGTTGGCTAAAACGGAAGGCTGGGGTTCACTTTCTATGCGTAAGATAGCAGATGCTATTGAGTATAGTGCACCTGTGGTGTATGATTATTTTGAAAATAAAGAAGCCATTCTGTTTGAAATTTCTTTAGATGGCTTTCATAAACTCCATATAGAACTTTTAAAAGCGCAGCAGAAACACAGTACTCCGGAAGAGCAGCTTGTTGCGATTGTGGACGCCTACTGGAACTTTGCTTTTAAAAACAAGGAATATTACCAGCTGATGTTTGGTCTTGGAATGCAGTGCTGCGGAAAAGGCCAGATGAAAAAAGAATTCTCATCATTTCAGGAGCTTATCTATGAATGCACCTATGAGATTATTAAGAAAAACGGATCCAATCCGGACAATGCCTGCCATATGTCTCACGCTCTGTTTTCTGCCGTACATGGCATGATCTCTATTATGATGATGCGTACAGCTGATATTCCTTCTACCATGAATAAGACTACATTGGACGAAACAGTTTCGGCTTTTATTAAGTCTTTATAA
- a CDS encoding efflux RND transporter periplasmic adaptor subunit, with the protein MKLPGKTRFIVLIASIILLQSCTKAAEGTNAAPPAPELPVYTVITSPATTYQEFPTALEGKNNVEIRSQVDGYLDRIYVEEGAYVRAGQPLFKIDSRSYGEQMNMAQANLQVANANIQKAKVEVDRLQPLVAAKVVSDVQLKTAKANYEAAVAAASQARASVGNAKINVGFTTITAPVSGYIGRIPYKKGSLISRTDVNPLTLLSDISEIYAYFSLSELDFIAFQNKYPGATLEEKLKNMPMVDLVIADNSTYPEKGRLSIVDGQFDKTTGAISVRAVFPNANGTLRTGNTGRVRMPQLISNAVVIPQESTFEIQDKTYVYVMDKDKKVMGRPIKISGKTDSYYFISEGLAPGEKIVYTGIGNLKDGASIRPKNISSDSLLKAKPL; encoded by the coding sequence ATGAAATTACCTGGAAAAACAAGGTTTATTGTACTTATTGCAAGTATAATTCTTTTACAGAGCTGCACAAAAGCCGCAGAAGGAACCAATGCCGCACCACCAGCTCCAGAACTTCCGGTTTATACCGTTATTACATCACCCGCTACTACATATCAGGAATTCCCGACTGCTTTGGAAGGGAAAAACAACGTAGAAATCAGATCTCAGGTAGATGGGTATCTGGATAGAATCTATGTAGAAGAAGGTGCTTATGTAAGAGCAGGACAGCCGCTATTTAAAATCGATTCAAGAAGCTATGGCGAACAGATGAATATGGCTCAGGCTAATCTTCAGGTGGCCAATGCCAATATCCAAAAGGCAAAAGTGGAAGTAGACAGGCTTCAGCCACTGGTGGCTGCAAAAGTAGTTTCTGATGTTCAGCTTAAAACAGCAAAAGCCAATTATGAAGCGGCTGTTGCTGCTGCGTCACAAGCCAGAGCCTCTGTAGGAAACGCCAAAATCAACGTAGGGTTTACTACTATCACAGCTCCTGTAAGCGGTTATATCGGAAGAATTCCTTATAAAAAAGGAAGCCTGATCTCAAGGACTGATGTAAATCCATTGACTTTATTATCTGATATCAGTGAAATTTATGCCTATTTCTCTTTAAGTGAACTGGACTTCATTGCTTTCCAGAATAAATATCCCGGAGCCACTTTGGAAGAAAAGCTTAAAAATATGCCAATGGTAGATCTTGTAATTGCCGACAACAGTACTTATCCTGAAAAAGGAAGATTAAGCATTGTAGACGGACAGTTTGACAAAACTACCGGAGCCATCAGTGTACGTGCCGTTTTCCCTAACGCGAACGGAACTTTAAGAACCGGAAACACAGGAAGGGTGCGTATGCCACAGCTGATCTCTAACGCAGTAGTTATTCCACAGGAATCTACATTTGAAATTCAGGACAAAACGTATGTGTATGTAATGGATAAAGATAAAAAAGTAATGGGAAGACCTATTAAAATATCAGGAAAAACAGACAGCTATTACTTTATTTCCGAAGGACTTGCTCCCGGAGAGAAAATCGTATACACAGGAATTGGAAACTTGAAGGACGGTGCCTCCATCAGACCGAAAAATATTTCTTCTGACAGCTTGTTAAAAGCAAAACCATTATAG